One Glycine max cultivar Williams 82 chromosome 6, Glycine_max_v4.0, whole genome shotgun sequence DNA segment encodes these proteins:
- the LOC100817568 gene encoding auxin-induced protein 10A5, with product MGFRIAGIVRRTSFYTTQAASKRVDVPKGYAAVYVGDKMRRFTIPVSYLNEPSFQELLSQAEEEFGYDHPMGGLTIPCKEEEFLNVTAHLNEL from the coding sequence ATGGGTTTTCGCATAGCAGGTATTGTTAGGCGGACTTCGTTTTATACAACCCAAGCAGCCTCCAAGAGGGTTGACGTACCAAAAGGCTATGCTGCAGTCTATGTTGGAGATAAGATGAGACGGTTCACAATTCCAGTATCATACTTGAACGAACCTTCATTTCAAGAATTACTCAGTCAAGCAGAAGAAGAATTCGGATACGATCATCCAATGGGTGGTCTTACAATACCATGCAAAGAAGAGGAGTTCCTAAACGTTACCGCTCACTTGAATGAGCTGTAA